One window from the genome of Luteolibacter rhizosphaerae encodes:
- the ypfJ gene encoding KPN_02809 family neutral zinc metallopeptidase — MEWKGNRESDNVDDARGRSAGGGGTRMGGGALGLLTFIGRTFGIKGVIAGVVLAFFLVKCGIIDLNTLLGGGAVGPAQQSRVSSEDEERFRFVKVVLGSTEDVWTKEFARVGRKYDLPGLQVYRGRTQTGCGTGGAEMGPFYCPADRKVYIDLSFYDELAETFNSPGDFAQAYVIAHEVGHHVQKLLGTSDKVAAMRGQPKYNEYSVRLELQADFLAGVWANHSQQTLKLDRSDIEEAMRAANAIGDDAIQKKTQGRVIPHSFTHGSSEQRTRWFKKGLLSGKIEDGDTFSMPYEDL, encoded by the coding sequence ATGGAATGGAAGGGAAACCGGGAAAGCGATAACGTGGATGACGCGCGCGGCAGGAGTGCCGGAGGCGGCGGGACCCGCATGGGCGGCGGAGCGCTCGGCCTTCTCACCTTCATCGGCCGGACCTTCGGCATCAAGGGGGTTATCGCCGGGGTGGTGCTTGCCTTCTTTTTGGTCAAGTGCGGCATCATCGACCTGAACACCCTTCTCGGCGGAGGGGCTGTTGGCCCGGCCCAGCAGAGCCGGGTGAGCTCGGAGGACGAAGAGCGGTTCCGATTCGTCAAGGTGGTGCTGGGCAGCACGGAAGACGTGTGGACCAAGGAATTTGCGCGGGTCGGCCGGAAGTATGATCTGCCTGGCCTGCAGGTCTATCGCGGGAGGACTCAGACGGGATGCGGCACCGGCGGTGCGGAGATGGGGCCGTTCTATTGTCCGGCGGATCGCAAGGTGTACATCGACCTCAGCTTTTACGACGAGCTGGCGGAGACCTTCAATTCACCGGGAGACTTCGCCCAAGCCTATGTGATCGCGCATGAGGTGGGGCATCACGTGCAGAAGCTTTTGGGCACCTCGGACAAGGTGGCGGCGATGCGCGGGCAGCCGAAGTACAACGAGTATTCGGTCCGGCTCGAACTCCAGGCCGACTTCCTCGCCGGGGTATGGGCGAATCATTCGCAGCAAACGCTGAAGCTGGATCGCAGCGACATCGAAGAAGCCATGCGCGCCGCCAATGCAATCGGCGACGACGCGATCCAGAAGAAGACGCAGGGACGCGTGATCCCCCACTCCTTCACCCACGGCAGCTCGGAGCAGCGCACACGCTGGTTCAAGAAGGGACTGCTGAGCGGGAAGATCGAGGACGGCGACACCTTCTCGATGCCTTACGAGGACCTTTGA